Genomic DNA from Gimesia aquarii:
GCACTTCCTCATTTTCCATAAGCAACTCTTTCAACAACGGTTCCACACGCTGCACCAGTTTGAACTTTTTCTTAATCCCGCTGTTAGCAAACATCCCTTCAATTTTGGGAAACATCGTTTCCAGTCGATAATTAATATCAGGCGATAACCTGAGGTTCAATTGTGTTAGTTTGGTATCCACCAGATTACTATCAACAGCGGCCATAGCCTATAATTCCTAAATTTGAGTCGGTCAAAGAAGTGGGAACGTGCATCTTACCCCGAGACGCCGAATTGTTCAAAAAATATCCTTGAATTTTCGAGTGATTTTTTTATTCGGTGACCGACCTCATTTTTTATCCACACAAATCTGAATTGTTAAAGTAGTTCTGCAAAGAATTGATCAAACGCCTTAAAGATCGGTTTTTCCTTCGTCCGATCGAATACAGAAAATCGAACCTGCTTGAAACGACCAAAATATGGAGAACCTTCACACAGAAATTCATAAAAATTCTCTGCCACCATCTTAGGACAATTTCGAAAAACGCCACACCCCCAAGCCCCCAGAACCAGCGCATCACAGCCTTTTGCCGCGAATAAAGCCAGCACTTTATCCATCCGTGTTTTGAATAACTGCGGGATCGCATCAACTTTATCAGGTTCATTTTTCTGAATGGCCCCCGCATTCGGAGCTGCACTGGTCAGGAAGTCCACTTGGTAACTTGCTTCCAGAAAGGCACCAGCGTCATCACGAAACACAGGACAACCTGGCGAGAAAATCATCCGATCTGAGTAAAAGGCACTCCGCAGATTCCGATGTGTATCATAGTATTCTTCAAAAAACAGATTCAACGAACTATATAAGCTTGAACTCCGAGCCAAGCTTTCTTCCTGTGCCTGACTACCTCCTAGGAAACCACCGCCAGGATTTTTAGCTGACGCAAAATTGAGTACACCTATTTTGCTGCAATCTTCTTCAGAACAAAGTTCACGAGCGCCTTCTAAAGTTGTTTCATTCACGAGACGGAAACTGGTACTCGTAAACGATCGCGGCTGTTCAGACACGTCACGTCTAATCTGATCCAGTTGCTCTGGATCAAAATGCTCGGCCCCAGCATTACATGCTTCCACCTCCGCTTGAATCGCCACCAATTCCCCTTGCGGATTCACATAGCGACCTTTTTCTACCACTTCTAATGTTGTTTTCGCCAGTTGCGATCTTGCTGATCGACTCATACTAAATCCTTTTCTTCCTAAATTTTTTTATTTTTTCTTGTTAAGAACAAGAATACCTTAGTGTATTTAATACAACAAGATATCCGTAAAAAGGTTCGCTAGTTTTTACAAAATATTTCGAAAAATTTTCACACAACTGCTAATACTGACTGCTCCACGCGAATGACGCCCAAAACCTCAATCCCTTTCGTATATTTCGTGGTCGAATCACTTCCCTTTGGCTTTCTATCCAGTCAGAATTTTCGATAGAATAGAAGTCCTCTCCTCATCCATCAGCCGCAAGATAACATCAATCAGGAACATCATCATGAAGCGATTGCTGGCCCTCTGCCTCTCACTTTTGATCATCATCACCTCAAGCATCAGCTTCGCAGCCGAACCTATTAATATTGGCTCGCAACTGGAATTAATGGTGGATGACACCTTAATTGAATCGCGCTCACCAGAGACCCGCTTTGTGTTGCATCATCCCATTCCGCAGGGAGTTGTATTCACCTATGATGCCCCCTGGGAAGGGAGTGGCTGCGGCTATCAGAGTATTTTCAAAGACGGCGACAAATATCGTATGTACTACAAAGCCTGGCAGCTCAACGTGCAGCAGGGAAAACTCGGCCCCAATCCCAGTAACTTCACCTGCTATGCTGAGAGTGATGATGGAATCCACTGGAAACGTCCTGATCTCGGCCTGTTTGCTTTTCCGAAAGGTGGCTCCAAAGACAACAACATCGTGATCGGGCTTGAACGTCGCGACTGGATGAAAGATGCCCAACCCGATCCCGTGCATCCCGCCGTCTTCAAAGACGAAAACCCGAACTGTACTGCTGATGCCAAATACAAGGCCATTCTGCGCTCCCGCGGTCCCAAAGGTCTGCTCGTCCTGAAATCACCAGATGGCATTCACTGGTCGCTCATGATTGATAAACCGGTGATTACCCATGGTGCCTTCGATTCACAAAACCTGGCGTTCTGGGATCCCACCATCAAAAAATACCGCGCCTACTGGCGTTATTTTACAGCCGGCACCACTGATAAAGTCTGGAAGCCGGCCGGCTATCGCGATATCCGTACCGCGACCTCTGAAGACTTACTGAATTGGAGCAAGCCCCAGAACCTGACTTATGGCGATGCACCACCCGAGCATCTCTATACGAATCAAATCAAACCCTACTATCGTGCTCCCCACATTCTGATCGGCTTGCCCACACGTTACATCGAACGTGGCTGGTCAAAATCGATGGAAGCGCTGCCCGATGCGAAACATCGTAAGATGCGTTCTTCCATTTCTGATCGTTATGGCATGGCCATTACCGAAGCCCTTTTCATGACCAGCCGTGACGGCGTGAAATTCAAACGCTGGCAGGAAGCCTTCCTGCGTCCCGGCCCCGAACGCAACGACACCTGGGCCTACGGCAATCAATACATTGCCTGGCAAATGGTCGAAACCAAATCTACCACCGAAGGTGCTCCGAATGAACTTTCTCTCTATGCTTCCGAGGGCTACTGGACCGGAACAAGCAATCAACTGAGACGCTACACGATGCGAATCGACGGCTTTGTCTCTCTAAAAGCACCGATGAAGGGAGGAGAGATCATCACTAAACCCTTCACGTTCAAGGGTAAAGAACTGCTGTTCAACTTCGCCACCTCCGCCGCCGGTTCCATTGTCGTCGAATTACAAACCCCAGACGGCAAACCGATCCCCGGCTTCACAGAAAAAGAGGGCATCGAACTCTTCGGCGACACACTCTCACGCTCCGTTCACTGGAAAAATGGTTCCGACGTCAGCCAACTCGCCGGCAAACCAATCCGCATGAAAATCAAACTCAAAGACGCGGATCTGTATTCGCTGCGGTTTAAATAAACGAGGATGTAAGGCAAAAGTAATTTCTTAAAATATGCAAGTGCCACTGTCGGCTCATTCTTTAGGCCGACAGTGCGTTGAACTAACAAACCCAACAACCCAAACTTTTGTATCTTTCGTGGTAGTGAAACAACCACATCAAAGCCAACTCACCCACGCCGCTTCCACCGCTGTCGAGCGGCGTCCAGTAACACCGCGACAATGATCACCGCTCCCGTAATCACACGTTTAATCGGATCCGAAGCCCCAACCTGAGCCAGCCCTGTTTGCAGGACGGCGATGATTAGCACACCGAAGAACGTATTGATCACCGAACCGCGACCGCCCATCAGGCTGGTACCGCCGATCACACAGGCTGCGATGGCCGCCAGTTCTAATCCGACGGCGGCGTTGGGGTCGGCAGTGGAAAGTCTGGAAGTTTGCATGATGCCAGCTAAACCACACATCAAACCGCTGATTGTGAACACGGTGATTGAGTAGGGAGCTGTGCGGATGCCCGACATGCGCACTGCTTCCACGTTTGTGCCAATGGCGATGCAGTATCTGCCAAACACAGTCCGTGTGAGCAAATATTGTCCCGCCGCAACGATGACCAGCGATAACAGAAACGCAGGAGAGAATGCGAGGCCCTTCATTGGCACGCCAATCCATTCAATCGAAGAGCCAATGTATTTTGTCTGTGAATCTGTCATCAGATAGGCACTGCCGCGTGCCATTTCCAGCATGCCCAATGTAACGATGAACGATGGGATACTCGCTTTCACGCTGATCACACCATTCAACACGCCACAAAACGCCCCCACTCCCAGACAGATGGGAACCGCCGCCCAAAGCGGCCAGCCATAGTTAACCATCAACACCCCCAATACGGCTGAAGAGAGTGCCAACAGCGAACCCACCGACAAATCAATGCCACCGATAATCAGTACCAGCGTCATCCCAACGGCAATCACTGTCAGGTCAGGAATTTGATTGGCAATCGTGATCAAAGTCTGCTGCGACAGAAAATTCTGGCTCATCAGACTGAAGATCAGAACCAACAGCGCCAGCACACCCAGCAATCCCACGTATTGCAGGAGCGAAGACATCAGGTTTCCGCTGACAGAGCGTGAAGCAGAAGTCGTCTCGGAAACAGGGGCAGGGGAGTCGTTCATACGTTTGATCCTGGAACAAGATGAGTCTCTGGTTGTGTGTATCCTGAAAAGCAATCTTGCATGATCGCGTCGTAGGACCATGTTTCGCGGGTATATTCTGAAACCAGTTTCCCCGCCGACATCACGCCGATGCGATCACAGGTCTCGAACAGTTCTTCCAGATCACTGCTTACAATAATGAGTGCCTTACCTTGTTTAGCAAGCTTGTCGAATAGCTGATGAATCTTTCTGCGGGCTGCCACATCAATGCCGCGAGTCGGTTCATCAAACAGAAACACGTCGGCGTCTTTTAACAACCACTTTGCCACGGTCACCTTTTGTTGATTGCCACCACTCAGCGTACTCACAGTTTGCTCAATATTGCGGGCGTGAATTTGCATCGTGTCCCGCTGTGCTTCGACGAGCTTTCTTTCCTGGCTTCGATTGATGATACCAACGGAACCAGCCAGCAAATCCATGCTGGAGAGTGTCGTATTCACCCGAATCGATTGTGAAAGTAACAACCCGTTTTGCTTGCGATCTTCTGTTACCATTGCCAGTCGTTGTGAGACTGCTGTATGAGGATGGTCAAACTGATAAGCCGATGATTCCCCCCGTAAAAAAATTTCTCCGCTGTCCGCTCGGTCAGCCCCAAATATCAACCGTAACAGTTCAGTACGCCCCGATCCCACCAGACCGGCGATTCCATAACGTTCGCCCGCTTTGACTGAAAAATTCACATTTTGAACCACGGACGCGCGCCCCAATCCGGAAACACGAATCATTTCCTGGTTCGTTGCATAAGACCGATGATTCTGAATTGCGTGCTGCGCCGTCCCTGTTTCTCCCGTCATGAGATCAATCACTCGTTCGATCGGTTTGAACTCATCCACCTTATGAGTGTTTACATATTTGCCATCTCGCAACACAGTCAGACGGTCGGCAATCTGAGCGATTTCATCCAGCCGATGACTGATATAAATAATACCAACACCATTCTTTCTCAGTTCAGAGAGCCGCGTAAACAGCCGCTCGGTTTCACCAGCACTCAATGCCGCCGTCGGTTCATCCAGAATCAACACCTGACAATTCCGATCCAGGGCCGCTGCGATTTCCAGCATCTGTTGCTGGCCAACACCGAGGCTACCCGCCATTTGATTGGTGTCGATATCGTTTAACCCGAATCGATCCAAAGCCACTCGTGCATGTGCATGGAGTAACTTTCGATTGACGATCCCACACCGCTGTGGAAAGCGTCCCAGTAATAGATTTTCAGCGACAGTCAACGTCGGAATCAGATTCAGTTCCTGTTGTACAATCTGGACACCCAACGACTCGGCAGAGCGTTTATCGCGGGGATTGTACAACTCGCCGTTCAGAGTCATGCTGCCCGAAGTTGCTAGCGTCAAACCGGCGATAATCCGACAGAGCGTACTTTTGCCCGCACCATTGGCTCCCAGCAGCGCGTGGATTTCACCTGCTTTGAGTTCAAACTGCACGTTATCCAATACCCGTACAACGTAATCCTTGCACAGTCCGCGGACGGTAAGACGGAGCGGCTGCGACTCACCATTCATTTCAGAACCTCAGCGGTAATGAGATCGACGGGGGTTTCGCGATCTTCAACTTTCGCATCCGGGTCCTCTATCAAACGCAATGCGTGTTCAATTCCAAACACCGCCAGCTCACCACCATGCTGGTCGGCCGTCGCCAGGATCTGGCCATCCCGAATTGCCTGTTGAACGGCGGCGATATTATCAAATCCGACAATGGCCACCTCGCCAGTCTTGTTATTATTCTTGACGGCCGCTAATGCCCCCAGAGCCATACTGTCATTCGCTGCCAGAATCGCTTTGACATTCGGATGCTCGCTAAGCATCGAAAGGGCCAGAGTATTCGCCATACTCATTTCCCATTGTGCCGACTGACTGTCTACAATCTTGATTCCCGCATCCTGCATCGCCGCCTCAAAACCAAGTCGCCGCTGTGTTCCGTTAAATGAGGTTCGGATGCCTTCTAATACAACCACTTCATCACCCGACTTCAGCTTCGAAGCCAGGAAATCGCCCACCTTTTTGGCTCCCGCTTGATTATCGGGCCCAACGAAGGGAATTGAAATTTTTTCCGCTTCCAGGATTTCCTGATCCAGCTTATTATCGATGTTTACGACCACCACCCCCGCTTCCCGCGCGCGACGGAGAGCAGGAACCAGCGCTTTTGAATCCGCGGGGGCAATCACAATTGCATCCACGCCGTTAGCTACCATTT
This window encodes:
- a CDS encoding TIGR02452 family protein, which translates into the protein MSRSARSQLAKTTLEVVEKGRYVNPQGELVAIQAEVEACNAGAEHFDPEQLDQIRRDVSEQPRSFTSTSFRLVNETTLEGARELCSEEDCSKIGVLNFASAKNPGGGFLGGSQAQEESLARSSSLYSSLNLFFEEYYDTHRNLRSAFYSDRMIFSPGCPVFRDDAGAFLEASYQVDFLTSAAPNAGAIQKNEPDKVDAIPQLFKTRMDKVLALFAAKGCDALVLGAWGCGVFRNCPKMVAENFYEFLCEGSPYFGRFKQVRFSVFDRTKEKPIFKAFDQFFAELL
- a CDS encoding glycoside hydrolase family protein, which translates into the protein MKRLLALCLSLLIIITSSISFAAEPINIGSQLELMVDDTLIESRSPETRFVLHHPIPQGVVFTYDAPWEGSGCGYQSIFKDGDKYRMYYKAWQLNVQQGKLGPNPSNFTCYAESDDGIHWKRPDLGLFAFPKGGSKDNNIVIGLERRDWMKDAQPDPVHPAVFKDENPNCTADAKYKAILRSRGPKGLLVLKSPDGIHWSLMIDKPVITHGAFDSQNLAFWDPTIKKYRAYWRYFTAGTTDKVWKPAGYRDIRTATSEDLLNWSKPQNLTYGDAPPEHLYTNQIKPYYRAPHILIGLPTRYIERGWSKSMEALPDAKHRKMRSSISDRYGMAITEALFMTSRDGVKFKRWQEAFLRPGPERNDTWAYGNQYIAWQMVETKSTTEGAPNELSLYASEGYWTGTSNQLRRYTMRIDGFVSLKAPMKGGEIITKPFTFKGKELLFNFATSAAGSIVVELQTPDGKPIPGFTEKEGIELFGDTLSRSVHWKNGSDVSQLAGKPIRMKIKLKDADLYSLRFK
- a CDS encoding ABC transporter permease is translated as MNDSPAPVSETTSASRSVSGNLMSSLLQYVGLLGVLALLVLIFSLMSQNFLSQQTLITIANQIPDLTVIAVGMTLVLIIGGIDLSVGSLLALSSAVLGVLMVNYGWPLWAAVPICLGVGAFCGVLNGVISVKASIPSFIVTLGMLEMARGSAYLMTDSQTKYIGSSIEWIGVPMKGLAFSPAFLLSLVIVAAGQYLLTRTVFGRYCIAIGTNVEAVRMSGIRTAPYSITVFTISGLMCGLAGIMQTSRLSTADPNAAVGLELAAIAACVIGGTSLMGGRGSVINTFFGVLIIAVLQTGLAQVGASDPIKRVITGAVIIVAVLLDAARQRWKRRG
- a CDS encoding sugar ABC transporter ATP-binding protein — translated: MNGESQPLRLTVRGLCKDYVVRVLDNVQFELKAGEIHALLGANGAGKSTLCRIIAGLTLATSGSMTLNGELYNPRDKRSAESLGVQIVQQELNLIPTLTVAENLLLGRFPQRCGIVNRKLLHAHARVALDRFGLNDIDTNQMAGSLGVGQQQMLEIAAALDRNCQVLILDEPTAALSAGETERLFTRLSELRKNGVGIIYISHRLDEIAQIADRLTVLRDGKYVNTHKVDEFKPIERVIDLMTGETGTAQHAIQNHRSYATNQEMIRVSGLGRASVVQNVNFSVKAGERYGIAGLVGSGRTELLRLIFGADRADSGEIFLRGESSAYQFDHPHTAVSQRLAMVTEDRKQNGLLLSQSIRVNTTLSSMDLLAGSVGIINRSQERKLVEAQRDTMQIHARNIEQTVSTLSGGNQQKVTVAKWLLKDADVFLFDEPTRGIDVAARRKIHQLFDKLAKQGKALIIVSSDLEELFETCDRIGVMSAGKLVSEYTRETWSYDAIMQDCFSGYTQPETHLVPGSNV
- a CDS encoding sugar ABC transporter substrate-binding protein; amino-acid sequence: MNEFRRHWHYSLLLAFCCLLMSCTENSDQKAEQVDVNSGDKKPRIALIMKSLANDFFSSMAEGAKKHQQQQGDEYELIVNGIKDERDLSRQVALVEEMVANGVDAIVIAPADSKALVPALRRAREAGVVVVNIDNKLDQEILEAEKISIPFVGPDNQAGAKKVGDFLASKLKSGDEVVVLEGIRTSFNGTQRRLGFEAAMQDAGIKIVDSQSAQWEMSMANTLALSMLSEHPNVKAILAANDSMALGALAAVKNNNKTGEVAIVGFDNIAAVQQAIRDGQILATADQHGGELAVFGIEHALRLIEDPDAKVEDRETPVDLITAEVLK